The DNA window GAAGGGAAAATTCAACAGAGCCGGCAGGCTGAAACTGATCAACTCGGTGTTGACTTCGATTCCAACCTACTACCTCACGGTGTTCAAGTTACAGAAGTGGGCTATCAAAAAAATAGACAAGTTAAGGAGAAGCTTTTTGTGGAAAGGGGCACCTGATGCAAATGGAGGTCACTGCTTGGTAAAGTGGGGGTAAGGGATTGAGGCCCAAGAGCTTTGGAGGGCTGGGCATACTTGACCTGGACTTATCAGCAGAGCACTTAGATTGAGATGGTTGTGGTACGAATGGGTGTCACCAGATAGACCTTGGGTAGGCACTGAGCCGCCGGTAAATGCAGTGGACAGGCAATTGTTCAGGCTAAGCACAGTGGTCAGTCTTGGGGATGGTGCTACAACAAGCTTCTGGCAATCTTCCTGGTTAAATGGTTAGGTTCCTATGGATCTATATCCAGAGCTCTTTAAGCTGGCTTGGAGGAAAACCAAATCGGTGAAGAAAGATTTTCATAATCAGAACTGGACGAGGGGTTTATAGAGGATGCAATCTGTAAATGAAATGGCCAGTTTTGTTGAGCTTTGGGATGCTGTTCAAGAGACACATTTGACTAATGGACATGACACAATCGGGTGGAGGTGGACAGCTGATGGAAGTTATACTGCCAAGTCAGCTCTTGGGGTCCTTCAGTACTTTCAGTGGCAGCTCCATTTGgaaggcagaggcagagggaaaACACAAATTCTTTGCATGGCTTCTTGTGCAAAGCAAGATCCCACGGCAGATAAACTTATGGCCAGGCAGTGGCCATGCAATCTGGTTTGCAACCTCTGTAATCTTAAGCAAGAGACGGCAGAACATCTGATTTTGCACTGCAGCTTTGCTAGAGAGGTATGGCTCAGATTGGCAGATTGGACGCAACAGTTGGTGCAACAGCCGGCAGATGGAGTGGAGATCATGGCTTGGTGGCAGAAAGAGTTAGCAAACCTACCTCTGGAAGTGCTGAACGAGGTCAAAGATGAAGTAACCTCGAGGAAGCTGGCCTGCGGCGGGCCGGAGTTTTCTGTTTTTTAATGTTTAGTTTTCTTCCAGTTCTGTTAGTGTTTGAGTTCATCTTATTTTGTGTAATATCGAACCTGTAAAACTCTCGGCATGCATGTTTCTTCTCGCTTAAATGACATGGCAGCGATCCTGCaagtttttcaaaaaaaaaaagttctAGTTAGCCCGTGCCGAAGCAAGGGTTGACAGGCTAGTTTGTTCTGAAAAGCATACTACGCTTCCCGTTTTGCATCCAATTTGCAATGATTGGCATCACATACGTGCTTACATTAATTTGGTAGACGTTATTAGCAGTGCGTGTCTCAGTCACGCTCATGCATACATAAAAGAATCTCCTTTATTTGCTTGGCGGTTCCGATCCATTAAGCACCCGGTTAGCGTGCCATTATGATCCATctgcatcatcatcatcaattGATTCGATTCATCATCATTCGTGGGCCGAATCCTTTTGCATTGCCGAGCCCCAGCAAGCACTACCagcatgcagcagcagcagggctATGCTTAGCCTGCTTAGCTagctctcctgcccccaccccacGGCCATATCAAATAATCAAAAGCCTCTCGCTTTCTTCAGCCTTCTCCATGGGTGGCAGCCAAAGCTGGTGGAATGCATGAAAGGGAGCTCATGCCCATCAGCTCGTGGCCATGCAGCATGCGTCTGCGAGTGCGAGATGATGCCTCGATGATTGAGACGGCGACCCTcatgcgcgcgcgcgccgtACGTGTGTATACGTATGCGTATCTTGGGCGGCCCATCCCATCCAATGCGTGTCGTTCATCAGTGGCACGTAGCTGCTTGCAGGGGGGATCGGATGCGGTACGGTTCCCGTATTGGGCCGCGCACGATCATGTTATGCATGCCGTCGCTGGAGATCGAGGCGTCTGCTTTTGTATACTACTCCCCCCACTCGCGGTGTGGGCTACGGGACGAGAGTAGCGAATCTAATATCCTGTCGTGTACGGATACGTTAAAACGCACCATATCGCGAGCATATTTACTATTGTTCGGTCACCTGATCGACAACtggattttattttatttttggtTGAACTTCTACTACGTTAGGACACCTCCAGTTTACGTGATAAAGGATTTAACCGAGCATCACTAAGCTAGTAAAGTTTGCTACGGTGGAATCTACCCATCCGGATTCAAGTCGTAGACTAAGCACAAGTGCTCgtatttttcttgatttattcCGGAATTTGACCGACCCTATTCTTGGAGGTGCTCATAGAGATAGGTTTGTGTGCATGTACGTGAGCGTTTTCGTCCGTACTGTGTTTCGCAAAAGGAAAATAAATTTACCATTTACGGTTCTTTTAATCTAAAAATGGAGTCTCAAGAGGTAAAATGTCGTAAGGATAATTACAACCATAATATTGTTGTGATACAATGGGTATTTGTAATGGCCGGGGTGCTATATGACTATGGTCGCCAAAATGGATGGCAATGGGGACAGGTGGCAAAGAGGGGCGTAGCATATCTAATAATAACACCTCCATCTCTGATAATGGAAAACGAAGCAAGTGATGTGAAAGCGCTCGAGGGATGGTGCCCATTGTTGGTAGCTAAATGTAGAGTGGCGCAAGTGACGAGGCGTACGAGTAGAGTTTGTGCTAAAGATTAAACCTTGCGGGATTTTAAATTATGTATAATGGGAGAAAAATTGCATGATTAACAAAACTAGGGAATTTAGAAGCGCTCTAAAAAATAGCAAATTGATGGGCAAAAACCACCTCGCACCTGAGAATATCTTAGTCGTCTTGTCGCAAATGGTGGATCGGGGATGAAATGTTAGGTACGGCGGTATAGACACCAGTAGTCTAGCATACAAGCAAATTCTGATCAGAATTTCTGAAGTGTTTTTTTGACAAATAGTCATTGAAATCTTGGTTTTTAAAAAAGTAAACTCAAAAGAGCAAACACGATGTGTAGGATTCTTGCTACATACGCACTTAACCTGTCTTAATCTGGATAGTTTATTGTTGCATATATTAGAGAAATTTGGGCTACAATATAATGCAACCATGTCATTTAGTCAAACATGTGAGGGGAAGCACACTTGCATAGTGTGCCCGAACGGATTTACTCTCCGCTCGCATTTGGTTAGGGATGAACTGGGGGTACCTAGTTTTCCGTCACTACACTTGTAGCTCATCTATTCCCACATTGCAATCGTTCAATCTAGAGATGTACTTCATACTCCACATTCTGAAGGCAATGCTTCATACTTGACCTTATTACCGATATGTCATGCGGATTATTCAATAAACTTGCAAACAAAGGATCTATATCTTTAAGGGAAGAACGAGGGAGTTGGGTTCGAGCCTTGTCTCATCTAGGTGGATCAGTCCCTTATCGCATGCACCTCCTCTAACCATATCACAAAACCAAAATCATGAGTCTTACACCTCCTACTAGTTCTATCGCGGTGGTGGTTGGTCTAGTGACAGTTTTTGTTTTTTCCTTCCACCTTTTGTGAACTCCTGTTTAAGTTTGAACGCCTAAACTATGTAATTTCGTTACTTCTAGTAATGAAATTAGAAAGAGATTCCACATTGGAAAATATATATAATCGTCGGTCCACTCTAAACCTGCAAGCTTCAAAAACTATTCCCACATTTACTGTCAGGCCAACACCCTAATACACCTTAGTCAACATAAGTTCGCTAATCCTAAAGGCCTAAACCCTAACCTCTCAACCAGCATTGTGCCGTCAGCTGGGAGACACCATACCAGTTGCTCTTTACAATCTTTATCCACGGCACGTTACGCCGCAAGCCTTACCCCTATACGCCACTTTGTATGAGGATCTCCCTAAAggaagaaaaaaacaaaagaagcgCAAAGGAAGGCTGCACAGCCCATGGACGCACGGTGCAGCCGGATGGGGGGCAGCTGCCTCCCCACGCCGCGCAAAGGAAGCCACCGCCCCCGCTCCAAGTATCGCCCCATATCATGCGACCTTTTGACCGTTCAATCACCCAGGAGCCCAGGGCCCCAGCACGGCGGCCACACCCCGCACCGGGGGCACCTCCTCCACTCCCCCATCACCAGCCAGCGGCTCATGCGACCGGACGAGCTCGCTCGGCGTCGCGTCGGCAGCCGGCACCACCCGCTCGTGAGCAGCAGGCCGGGGCGAGGCGGAAAGGGAGCACGAGCGCACGTATGCGGGAGCCGGGAGCGGGACCAAAAGGAgagcagccagccagccagcgcTTCTTTTGATTTGATCCGCCTTTGCCAGCAGAAACCCAGATGCGGTGGCGACCTCTAAATCCTGATTCCCTGAAAGCAAAGCCGCACCATCTTCTGCGGAGCTGCAGTCTCTGATTTTTCTCCTCTGCTTCTGCTCTCGGCCTCTCGCAGAGCTGCAGATGTTGTTGGGACGTTGGCAACAGTCTGAGCATCTGCAAGCAAATTGTGATCTGAACCGTGCTCTGAAATATACCTGGAGAATGTGAAATGCGCAGGTCTTCTGTCATTCGGTCGACCAGCATTCGTTTTCTTTGCCCTGGTGCTGtctgaaagaaaagaaagagatgtTGCTACATCTACGGATCGCATGCATGGTGTATCTGCGGTCCGAGACATCTAGGCTTTCATCCTTGGTCTTTCCGGTCATGGGATTCCAAAGCTGCCTTGCCATGGCTTTTTCTTGTGTGGCAAAGTGCAATGGTGAATCGGTAAAGCTGTATCCCGAAAGCCGGGCCTCCTTGCAGCTTGCAGCATTGGATTCAGCTCCCGATGCCATCTCTGCCGTTCGATGAGCCGCATCCGTGCATCTTGACCATCTGATTTTCTATTCCATGTGGTGCCAGGGGAACTTTTACCACAAAAAACAATACTCCCAACAAATCTTTTTTTCCTATCAAAGTTGGTGAAACTTATTTCCAAGGCCTCAAAGTTGCTTTtttttccctccctcttttGAGAAAAGATGAGGGTTTTTCACCCCTCCTAGAAAGTGAAggacttctcaagatctacCCCCTGACAGAGCAGCTGCAAAAACTGCAGCACCTCCGGTATCTGTAGTAGTATGTACCACTAAATTGTTTGTCTGGTACAAGACTTTTCTCCATCCATTCGGACCATTCATTCacggaaaaaaaaaacaaaagcatAGCAAAAACAGAGAAAATATGCTGAGCGAGTGCATCGCATTCACAGATTCACAGCAGCAGATTGCAAAAAAGGATTGGAGATCTGTAGTGGGGCTCCAAGGTCATGGCCTCATTTGTACATTAGGGCAAAGCATGCCTGCCACAGATCATCAGAGATTGGTGGCATGTTGCACCCCATGCCATGGCCGTATGACTGCCCTGTGTGTGTGGAGGTCATGTCATTTCACCCAGCTTGCAGATAGATGGGTGCTAGCTGTACCGGGTGGGTAACTCCCTTCCAGAAACACTGAAAAGAAGGATCAAAAGATATGACAAACTGCCCCTGTTAATGGGCACCTCCAATGATTCCCCATAGCCACTACTGTTGACCACTATTGTAAATGCTGTTGAACAGCTATGATGGGGATTAGTGTGTACATATATTGATGTGTTGTTCCTCTTAGGGGACAGAGGGAGTTTGCAACTTTGCATAGAGTGGTGCCCTGCTTATATATTATCAGGCTGTGGATATTGTATTCTATACATATCAGTTCAAACTGCTAATCCATTCATTTTCAAATGAAAGCAATATGAATGCCATTTGTGTAGATTACTTGTTTGAGCTGTTAACAGGGAGAAAAGTAATGCAAAGTTGAGCCATCCATGCAGTGCATGTCTACTTCCTACAGCGCTTTATCCTTGTAGCAATCACCTAACCTACTCAGCTACATGCTTTCAACAATCATGTGATGAGGTACAGCTATTTGTTTGACATTGTGGGTTCATTAGCTAGCGAATTTTCATGGTGTCAGACTATTTAATTCCTTGCTGTCTGAGACACTTCCTGTTGCAGAGTGACTGTGAAAGTGACCATATATATACAGCTTACATACAAAAATAATATGCCAGACTGGCCACTTACAGTCTCTGAACTAACTGGGAACAACACAGCACTACAGCAGGACACACAGTGTTAAACCTTATACACATTCCAGCAGCAAGTAAAACACAGAAGTTATCTCTCTCTTCTCAAGCCAATTCAAATGGCAAGATCCTTATTGATGCTCAAAAAAGAGATACAAATGGGAACAAATAGCAAGGGGCCCCCAAAAGCCTCATGCTTGGACACTGTTAGCCCCGGAGATGGACAAATATTTCCCTCCGGAGCACCACCACACACCAGGGCACGCCTGCATGTGCCTCCCATCACAGCAAAGCATGCCCCCCCTCCCTCTGACGCTCGCTTCAGTAGCATCAACAAAATACCAACAAACCACTCGGAAACAAACAATTTTTGCCCTCATGAATATGAACAGGAACTTTGCAGGGGCAGGACCGGCTGCATCTTGGCAGGAGCCCTGACCGCTCTTTGACCACCCCATTTAACCCAACCAATCATCATCCATCCACTCCCTGCATCTCACTGCCTCCTTTTTAACTCCTCTGCATCTGCAGCCATGGCTTCCTCGCTGACCAATCAATGGTTCCTCTGCAGCTCTGCGTCGGGGTTGAAGAAGATCCACTGAGACTGAGGACTATTCGGATCTATGGTTAATTTTTAGTCTGGGTCATATTAAATGTTTAGATGCCAATTAGACGTACTAGATATAAGCTaactataaaattaattgcataaatggagactaattcacgagacgaatctattaagtctaattaattcatcattagcacatgttcACTGTGGCATAACATTattaaattatggactaattaggcttaatagattcatctcgtaaattagcctccatttatgcaattagttttataattaacctATATTTAGTACTTCTAATTGATATCCAAACATCCAAACAGCCCCTGAAGCGTTGTACACAGAAACACAAATGTGCCTGTTGCAGCTGCTGCCTTTCTCTCTCCAGATGCCTCCATCTCTCCATCTCGACACCTTCACAGACTGGCCGGTAGTGCAGAGGCCAGAGGCCGCCATCATGGCTGGGCCGATCGAGCAGGCGGAGCCCCCCACGGAGGTGTAAAGATCCAACCCCAAAAGAAGAgaacaaaaggaaaaaagaaaaaaaaaagaatagcAGGAACACAAACAGCAAACTGCAAGGAAATCGATCAAACCCTGTTAATCTGCCAAAAAAAGCCCCATTAAAATAATGCTATCTACTTGCGCTCTTCCGTTTCAAATGCCCGGCGGCGACCTCTTCCTCCTCTTAGCCGGGGGAGCCgatgaggaggacgaggagTGCGAGGACAGGACCTCGTGTGAGCAGCACAGGTTCGCTGCTGATGCTGTGGTGCTGGCCGCTCTTGTCTGAACATTGCCGATCACGAGCTGCTGCATCAGTCTGTAGCAGCTGCTGATCGCTTCCTACAGGCAAGAACAAAATGTTACGTGCTGCCAAATTGTAAAGCTACACAAAATGACACGACGTAATAGCTCTTCTGTTACCTCTCCGAGGCCAATGCACCAGCGGACGGCGGTCCCGGGGCTGACGGACTCCAGCGACGGAGTCTCGCCGGTGGCGCAGAGCACGGCCGCTGCGGCCATTGACGATGGGCAGTGGTCCAAGAACTCGATATCTGTGGCAAGAGTTCACATTTTTCACTGTCACATTTCTAGTTGCTCCATCCCGGACAAACACGCCAGCCAAGTAGTACATTACCATGCATTGCAGCTAGAATGACCTGTGTGGCCCGGGCAATGAGGCACCTCGTGTGCGTCCCTCCTGGATCGACCTTGTAGGCGAAGAAGTCGATGAAGGTGAAGGGCGTAACCGACCGGAGCCGCCAATTCAGCGCGGTCAGGACGAGCAGCTCCATCCGGCCGATCGTCCCGGGCTCGAACACGTATCTGCTGATGCCCTCGACCTGTCAACACACAACGTTCATCCCTGATCTTCTCTCTGATGATCACAAACGTTAATTCTCTGAAGATTTCCACTGTGGTTAGTGGTGTAATTGCCTGTAGGTCCAGGAGGGAGGGCACGAGGGTCTCCTCCATCTTGGCGGCCAGGGAGAGGCAGGTCACGGCCAGCAGCTGCATCGCCCACCCGTCCTCCTGCTGCGTGCATTCGGGGGGAGCGCACAAAAAACACTGCAATTAGTATGCTGGGGGCAAGGATCCACGAAAGTGAGGGACAGATCGTGTACTATTTTCTCGCATCTCTTGTTCTTTTATTATGAGCAAACATGATAAATCTCAGACTTTGAATTCCGAGATCTATTTGTTTGTTCACATGGTAGCCAGTACCAATAGCTAGGCCATGCAAGACCATGAGCATTTTCACAAGTGGTGATTTTTTGAAGACCTACATTGATTGTTACCTACATATTAAGGGATCCTCAGTTATGCTATATGAGGAGACAGAGCCACAGAGGACAACAGCATGCAGCTAGGATCAAGTTATGCGACAAACACTGTTACTAGCTCGCTAATAAATATTACTATTGAGAACAAACATCTGTACGGCTTGTAAAAAGATATATCACTTCCAGTTCCAGCAAGGCAGCAAAGGTTGGTGAGGTCTTCAGTTTCAGCCAAAGCATAGTCTGGATAACCCTATTATCTTAGTTGTTAAACCCTGAAGTTTCAGAGGGTGACCTCAGCGTGGAATGGCCCATGCCTGCtttttacagtggagtcctacTATATTCTATGGTTGATTGTTTCATCTGAACATATATAAATCCAAGAACATGTGTTCAGGAAAACAGCTGCGCCACAAGGCAACAAAAGTCAGAAAAATAATGCAGCAGTTTCAACCAAGGCAGGTGCTGCATATGACTTGGTGCCTGCAGGGAGAGATGCGAGTGAGACCACTTTTGCAGTGTTTACAGCTAGCCTGCAGCAGTTTGTGTTCTTTTCCTTTGGTTCGGAATTCAGATAAAACTACCACCACACCCCACAATGCACAGTCACTGCAAGGGGGATGCTACCATTTGCAGTTGCAGTCCAAGCACTAGCTGTCTAGCTCACAGGCCGGCCATGGCGAGGAATAAAATTGTGGACGGAGCAAGGTGATGGCGAGGCACAATGATAAGGTGTGTTCCACACACCATGATAAAGCGTCAGCTGCTCTTGCACTAAAGCATGGCTCAGGgctgcaaaggcaaaaggacaGCTCTGTCTTGAGCGCATAAACAAACCCCATGGCCACTGCAGCTGCACCCGCCTCATTCCGTTTAAGGGTAGGGAGGTAATTAGCCAGCTGATTATTTGATTAGACCACGCGGACACGCTCTCCAAACCCTTTCTTTTTCCACACCAACATCAGCACTACTGCACTTTGAGAATGAACTTCCCCACTGACAGCCACCACACACACACTGTGTATGGCACCATACTTCTTCCATAGCCACCACCATGCTCATATGAGAAAGAATTATGCAGGGGAAACTAGTACTATAATCCATCCATCACACATGCTGCTCATGTTTTGCTGATATGTTTGAATGCAAATATTAAGTAGTTCATCATGTAGCGAAACAGcgatggcggcgccggcgagcgtaCCGGCAGACGGTGGAGGGAGAGGAACCGGTCCATGTAGTTGACGGCGAGGTAGGCTGTCAAGGGAAGGAATCCATAGTACTCTTGCACCTGAAGATGGTGATGAAGACGAAGAGAGAAATAACAACATGTGTAAGATGAGATTGCCTGCTGAGCTAAAACATCTACAAGCTAAGATTTTTAGAGCAAGCAAGAACAGTCTGAGATGTGGAGAAAGGTAGCATGCGTGGCGTGTCTATCATAAGGATCGATATCATCAAGCATACAAACATGTATGGCCTCGCGAGCGGTTGCGTCACCTTGAGAATCCATGCAACCGACTCGGCCCGGGCGGCCGGGTCGATGGCCCGCGACCGGAGCCGGTCGGGGTAGTCCGGCCTCGGCGAGTAGTCGGCCTCGCCGCCGATGAGCTCGGCGATGGAGGCCGCCGACTCCTCCTCGCCTGCGGAGCAGCAGCTCCCgtcggcgtcgtcgtcgtcgtcgtcggcccCGGTGCAGgcgctgccggcggcggccgctgcGCCGAagaaggcggcggtggcgtcCTCGGCGCAGAGGAGGTAAGCAGCGTCGTCTGGCATGCCGCCGGGCGGGCCCGTCACTGGGCGGCGGCCATCGCCGTGGTACGGTACCCGGCCGGGAGGACGGGACGGAGTGGGCGGCGTGGTAGTGGGGCGCAGGAACTGGCAGGCGAGGTGGTCGTACTAGTGGAAGACGTGATGGTAGTAGTGTAGCCTATGGGCAGCGTAGTGTCAGCGTGTGAGCGATCGATGTGAGAGCACTAGCGGATATATAATACTAGCTCGCCGCCTGGCTAGATAGTGTATGTGTAGCAtctagtgtgtgtgtgtgtgcgcgcgcgcgcgcgcgcaagtGCTCGGTGCTCACCATGAGCACGAGGTATAGATATACGTGATGGACTCGTACAGGTTCTCTCTCTGTCGTTGTTTGGTAAAAGGGAACGAGTTCCATGACTGATAAGTGGGGAATGATTGGTAAAAGGAACCGTCTCATCCCCTTTTTATACATGCAAAATGCGCACCTGCCATCCTCTCTCAAGCGAGAACCGGCCGACGGAGGGCCCACATGTCGGTGACACGATGAACGACAGCCGATTAGGGATCCACGTGTCAGCGACCTAATCAATAACAGTTCCTAAAAGGAAACTACAAGGGTCCCAGCGGTGAATTGTAACACCCCGTCGCTGTTAATGCTTCCTAGACGACCTGATAAGTTTTTAGGACGGTGCGTGCGAGCGTGACAGCTCTCGCGACCTGGACGTGGACAGTGGCCACATACGCGGAGCAGCACTCTGCTACCGCGGGCCCGGGCCGTAAGTGACTGAGGGTCGGTCATGATTGGAGCACGGATGGTCAAGATCTACTCGAGCCAGGGGAAGGGGGAGGAGATCCGATCTGATCCATCGCCTGTTGGGCGTGTCGATGCGGCCTCTACTGCTCACAAGCATGgtgaggagaggaggaggaggataagaCACCCGGGGGACGATACGCCCTGCTGGCTCTCGCCGGCGGCCGTGGCGCCCGGTTCGTCAGCCGTGTCGTGACAGTGGTGTGCACACGGCAGCCAGCGTGCATGGGAGCCAACAGCCAAGGCCCCTCTGCCGTCGCACAGGTCCTCACGGATTTCATATGGCTAGTCCTGTGGATTATATAACGACTGTATGCATGTACAGAGCTACAGATACGCTGACCGATCGATTTTAGCATTAACTGCAAACTAAATTACTACTGTAGATGGCTGTCTGCAGATGTTTATCAGgacccccccccaaaaaaaaaatgttGGAAACAAAAGTGCATCAGGTGGTTAACTGTTTATAGCTACCAGGACACTGACTGTAATAATAGTCTGTACTCTGTAGAGCTATACATGTGGGAGTGAAGTATCCACCAGATCGACGGACAGAGATACCTGTCGAGATTCAGGTATGCTCGCCAATTTATCACGACCCTGCAACGAGCGATCCAGCCACGTATATAGGAGCTGTACAAATTAACTTCGTGTACCATGCCATGGTCCTCGCCATACCTGCACACACATCTTAGTATCTCACTTCTCACCATCACTGATCACCACCACGTCACGTACATGGGCCCGAGCTGCTGCCATTACCACTGCTCacgggccgcgccgcgccgtctccAGAGCTGACGAGGACGatagccgccgccgctctccgcaGACCATAACGCCATGGACTGCGAAGCTCCGCCCGGCGCACGGCCGATCCgtcaggagcagagcaggggggcgTCTTTCAGAGACGCCCCCCGGACCCCTGCTGCGGCTTCGTCGTCTACCTCGCTCGCATCGTCCGGCTCCAGGCCCTTTGAATGGCATGGACCCGGCCACCCAGCAGCGGCCCCCCTTGCCCTGCGTGGCACGAACATTGAAGTGGATGCTGTAGGTTTCAAATCTCCATCTCCACTGAATGAACTGTGAACAGCTAGCTCCCTTTCGCAGTTTCGACAGCCATCGCAGGCGGGCGTTGACTTGGTCAGCGGGCTGCCGGCTGTTCGTCCTGCGAGGGGCAGAGGGCACGGTGAGAGTTAGTGAAGCCGCTGTGGAGGATGTCACTGGGGTTTCTGGTGCTTACGTTGCGGCATGGAGCGGGGTTTATGGGTGCCCCATCTGCAGGACTCTGACCTGCAAGAAAAACATGAGATGGAAAACGACCAAGTGGTATAGTAGTGGCAGATAAGGTTGCCTGCCACATTCTCAAATAGTGTGGTCAACTAGTTCCTGAAAAAGGTTCAGCCATCAGAGAACAGAAGCGTTACACTAATCACACATCGGAAAAAGAAATATCACACCTTCATTAGAGAGGATCAAAACTCTGGGTTTCAAGATCTCGTAAGATGTTACGACTAATCTAGAGTTCTAGCTTCAAGTCTACACTGAAAGAGTGAAAGACAACACTACAGATACAAGAAACACAAGAAACAGAAGGGGAGTCCACTGTTCCTAGTATTCCCCAGTCCAGGCCTTCCAATCCTTGTCGATGTTCTTTTCAGCCCAAGCGATCGCTGCACGGGCAGCTTGCGGTGCACCGGGAAGCCCCCTCTCTTTGATCTCGCCCTTCATATCCAAGAATGGGTGAACCAGGAGTGTCCCAGGTCCGCAGTAATCATTTTCCAAGAAAGACCCTAAGATCTGGCAATGATAGTCATATATTAGTGCCTTCGCCAGATTTTAACTCTTGGCAGAAATGTTTGTTGAAGAGATGTGCAATGTTATCTCATCTAACATCAAATTGTTGCTTACATAAACAATCGCAAAGAAGATATTGACAGCACATGCCTTAACTGCATCGGAATACCATGCTTCTATGTTTGTCCCTCAGTAACACAATTCAAAGAAAGGTAGGTTGTAACTAGCGATAAGCCTGATTATTATTCAAGCAGGCATATTTCATAATGGCTAGCTGATTCCTAGAATTTACATGCCTAATTCTGTACAACTTGCATAATGCTCTGACTGTCATCTGTGGAGATTCCTTCCACTCAAACAAAGCCTGCTGGAATCAATTCAAATATGTTTCATTAATACCAATTGATTTTAGCCTATTTGGGTTGTAATAAACTACAAATCTCTGAACCCGAAACACCAAGAAAGAATGCATCCTTCATAGGTTGAGGCACTAAATTTTTATGTCAATCAAGTTCATAGCTGGAACAACCTTGCCAACGCACCCAATTCTCTACCTTTGCTTAAAAAAGGTGTAATTGGTGACACGCGTGATTATTCTCAGGAATATCATAATGGCTAACACTAACAATTATGTGCAGATCCTAGACTCCTACTCCATACAACTTGCACAGTGCTCTGGCTCTGCAGTAGTCTGCATAGACTGCTTGACTGAACCTGTGTAAAACAAATCATAACATGGACAGATAATTGGCCTTTTGGATTCTACCAAAGTACCAATCTCTAGACGGGAACAAACTAGGAACAAGCATATGCATATGAAGTCTGAAGTCTGAACCATCATGAGAAATATTTACATCCTTCTTAGACGAGTCACTGACTTTACAGTCTTAATTCCCCAATTG is part of the Panicum hallii strain FIL2 chromosome 2, PHallii_v3.1, whole genome shotgun sequence genome and encodes:
- the LOC112882024 gene encoding cyclin-D2-1-like isoform X2; this encodes MPDDAAYLLCAEDATAAFFGAAAAAGSACTGADDDDDDADGSCCSAGEEESAASIAELIGGEADYSPRPDYPDRLRSRAIDPAARAESVAWILKVQEYYGFLPLTAYLAVNYMDRFLSLHRLPEDGWAMQLLAVTCLSLAAKMEETLVPSLLDLQVEGISRYVFEPGTIGRMELLVLTALNWRLRSVTPFTFIDFFAYKVDPGGTHTRCLIARATQVILAAMHDIEFLDHCPSSMAAAAVLCATGETPSLESVSPGTAVRWCIGLGEEAISSCYRLMQQLVIGNVQTRAASTTASAANLCCSHEVLSSHSSSSSSAPPAKRRKRSPPGI
- the LOC112882024 gene encoding cyclin-D2-1-like isoform X1; this encodes MPDDAAYLLCAEDATAAFFGAAAAAGSACTGADDDDDDADGSCCSAGEEESAASIAELIGGEADYSPRPDYPDRLRSRAIDPAARAESVAWILKVQEYYGFLPLTAYLAVNYMDRFLSLHRLPQEDGWAMQLLAVTCLSLAAKMEETLVPSLLDLQVEGISRYVFEPGTIGRMELLVLTALNWRLRSVTPFTFIDFFAYKVDPGGTHTRCLIARATQVILAAMHDIEFLDHCPSSMAAAAVLCATGETPSLESVSPGTAVRWCIGLGEEAISSCYRLMQQLVIGNVQTRAASTTASAANLCCSHEVLSSHSSSSSSAPPAKRRKRSPPGI